AAGGTGTGGGGGACTTCGACGAGTTCGACGCGGTCGGGCGCGAGCCCGACGTTGGCGCAGAAGGCGTCCTTGTTGAGGATCGTCGCCGACAGCAGCGCGAAGTTGCTCGCGCGGTCCCAGACGGTGTGTTTGAGGTACTTCTCGGGCGCCATCGGCTTGATCGTCACGCGACTCCCCTCCCCGCCGTTCTGGTCGACGACCCAGGTGGTCCCGCTCTCGTCGTCGCGGTAGTCCTCGGCGAACCACGAGAGGTCCGACTGCAACTGGACGAGCTTGTCGCGCTCGGCGGCCTCCTCGGGGTCGAGTTCGGCCTGCTGGCGGACCTCCGTCAGTCGGCGGCCGGCCATCGTGTGGAGGGTGTCGGCGTAGCTGACGGCGTCGTCGAGGCCGTCGACGGCGGGCGGTTCGCAGGCGTCCCAGATCGGGACGGTGTCGGGACCGAGGTCGATGGTGGCGTACATCTCGGCCCAGTTGCCCAGGCCGTGGGCCTCGTCGACCACGAGCACGTCGCGCTGGCCGAACACGTCCGAGCCGGCGGTCTGCATGAAGTACGCGAGCGTCATCGCGGCGATGCGGTTGTTCGCGGCGATGGCGCGGTCGGAGAAGTACGGACAGCGGTGCTGGACCTGGCAGTCGAACATGCGCTCGCGGGCGCAGGGCGCCTGGTCGACCGGGGTGTCGGTCTCGCCGGGGAGGATGCAGTCGTAGTTGTTCTTCCCGCGGATCACTTTGAGGTCGGTCAGCAGGTCGTCGCGGGCGACGTCGTCCAGCTGGGAGACCTGCGGAGTGGTGTAGTAGGCGTCGATGGGCTCGCCGGCCTCGCTCTCGCCGGCGGTCCTGGCGCAGCCGGCGATGGCGCGGGCGAGCAGGGACTTGCCGCTGCCGGTCGGGGCGCGCACGAGGACCACGTCGTTGTCGGCCTCGAAGGCGTCGCGGATGTCGCGCAGGGCCTGCTCCTGCGCGCCGCGGTAGGACGGCGCCGGAAATTCGTCGAAGATCCGACCGGGTTGCACGCCCGATCCAACCGGTGCCGGGAGCGTAAAACTGCCGGAAGGCCCGGGACCGGAATCGGCGACGGTGTCGGACGGCAAGTATTTACCACCGCGCCGGAAAACGCGACGACGATGACATCCCCGCGACGACGCTTCCTCCGACAGAGCGCCGCTGCCCTCCTGGCCGGCGCGACGGCCGGCTGTCTGAGCGACGGCACGACCACGACCGACGGCCCCGGCGGCGCCGGGACCGGGACCGACACCGACGCGGCGACGGACGCCGCCACACCGACCGCGACCGGGACCCCCGAGCCGACGGCGACCCCGACCGACACCGAGACCGCCACGCCGTCCCCCGAGGCGCTCGGCAACGCCGACTACGCCGAGTGGCTGCCGGCCCCGGCGGCGTTCGGCCGCGACGGCTACGGCTTCACCTCGCTCGCGCCCCGGGACATTCTCGCCCACGAGTCCAACCTCGGCGACGGCGCCACGGACGGCCTGCGAGGCGACCCCGGCGTGCCGGGTATCGACTCCTACGCCGCCGCTTCCGGGTTCCACCGGCTCCGACCCGGCGTCCTCGTCTTCGAGGGCGATCTCGACCGCGAGACGGCCGTCGGCGACTTCAGGGCGCTCGGGCTCACCGAGGCCGAGACGAGACACGGGTTCGCGC
The window above is part of the Halosimplex rubrum genome. Proteins encoded here:
- a CDS encoding ATP-dependent DNA helicase — protein: MQPGRIFDEFPAPSYRGAQEQALRDIRDAFEADNDVVLVRAPTGSGKSLLARAIAGCARTAGESEAGEPIDAYYTTPQVSQLDDVARDDLLTDLKVIRGKNNYDCILPGETDTPVDQAPCARERMFDCQVQHRCPYFSDRAIAANNRIAAMTLAYFMQTAGSDVFGQRDVLVVDEAHGLGNWAEMYATIDLGPDTVPIWDACEPPAVDGLDDAVSYADTLHTMAGRRLTEVRQQAELDPEEAAERDKLVQLQSDLSWFAEDYRDDESGTTWVVDQNGGEGSRVTIKPMAPEKYLKHTVWDRASNFALLSATILNKDAFCANVGLAPDRVELVEVPHTFPVENRPLYDVTQGKMTYEARDETIPRVAEVLVRIMAAHPDEKGLVHCHSYAIQDQLQAHLREFGVDSRVRSHDSEDRDAQLSTWKRIDDPDVFLSVKMEEALDLEGDLCRWQLLCKAPYPNTRDSRVAARLEDDQWGWYYRTALRTVIQACGRPVRAPDDHGATYLADSSLLDLFERARVDMPDWFAEQVDRMSRPDLPAADATAATGSGSSGASARSRSSDSTGSGERSSGASGASASGSGSSDDGSSGSSRSDRRSRRSKSKSNPVADVWDTE